Sequence from the Flavobacterium sp. J372 genome:
ATGCTACTATCGAAGACCTTGAGGCCACAGCAGCTGAAGGCGTACTATCTTGGTATGCAAGCGAAGCGGATGCACTTGCGGGGATAGATCCACTTTCTCCAGGCACACAGCTTACCAATGGCAACACATATTATGCTACTGCGGCCAGCGGTACTTGCTACAGCACAACTGCGCTTGCTGTAACAGTAAGTGTTGCACTTGGCAGGGACGATTTCAGCTTTATAAACCTGAAATACTATCCTAACCCAGTGACAGATAAACTTACAATCAGTCACAGCAGCGCAATTACTTCGGTAGAAGTTTATAACCTGCTTGGCCAGCTTGTAATAAGCCAGCGCCCTGGTACTGCAACAGTTGATGTTAATATGGCCCAGCTTCAGGAGGCAACTTACATTGTAAGGATTTCTGCTGAAGGTAAGTCTAAAGACTTTAAAGTTGTAAGGAAATAAGCTTAGGCTTATGCAAATAGAAAGGCCTCCCATAAAAGGGAGGCCTTTTATTTTTGTGCCATATATAAAAACAAAAAGAGGGCTGTAAAAGCCCTCTTTTGCTGTTAGGTTTTTTTAACTATGTGCCAGATTTGGTGTGTAGTAAGGTACTGTATTACGTATAATTTCTGCAGGCCTGCTTTTTTGTGTAATGCGGGTAAGCACTACATCATTACCGGCTGCAGAAAGCACATAATCATTTTGTTTAAAAAGTCCGAAAACTGTAAATGGTATTTCCTGGCCTTCAGCCGGCCTTTTCATTATAACCTGCTGGGCAGTTAGTTTATTACCGCCAATACTATAATAAATTGCGTTGCTAAACCTGTATTTAAGTAAAATCAGGCCTTGAGGCCCTTCTACAGGCTGGTGGTCAAGATGCAACAGGCGGATAGTTTTTTTACGTCGCGGCACCAGTTCAAAGGCTCGCTTTGCAATCTGGTAATAAAGTAAAATTTTTTGTGGCATATAGTAAAGTTATAGTTGGACTGCTAATTTATAATGACATTATGTGATGTGCATTATTACAAGGTTGCTATTTTTTTAGTTTTCGATAAACTGATTTTTTTATCGGATTAACGGAGATTTTCCTGCTAATATTTAAGTTAGTCCTTATCCTCGCACTAAAATTAATGCCGGTTTCTTTAACATTTCATGAGGAATTATTTGGATGCTGAATATGTATCTTTATTTGCAATGCCGCGAATATGCAGGAAATCATACCAACACAAAATAAATCCCGTTTTATAGCCGGCCGATGGGCACGTATCACTCTGCGCGCGTTAACAGTAATTATTGTATTACTTGTTTTTGCCTATGTGTCATTGGCATGGTATATACATTCTAATAAAACTGGAGTGCTTCAAAAGCTTACTTCATCTGTCAATGATAATATCTCCGGCGAGGTGACAATTGGCGATGTTGAGCCGACATTTTTGCAGGGTCTCCCATTAATATCCCTCCGGCTTGAAAATGTAACCATACGCGACAGCATGTTTTCCAAACACGGCAAGACACTATTGCGGGCGGAAGAAATAGCAATCGCCGTAAATACATTTGCCATGCTTCGCGGTACCGTCGAGATTAAGAGTGTAAGCATAAGCCGTGCGGCTATTGCACTGCATACCACAGCCGATGGGTATAGCAATACGAATGTATTCAGGAAAGGGCGCAGCACCGGCGAAGGTAAGGGAGGCAGTTTTCCTGAATTAAAGAAAATTATGCTTGATGATGTGAGCCTGGAGATTGACAACCGGAAGATGGGTAAATTATACAGCTTCAGCGTAAATAACTTTAAAGGTAAGATTGAGTATACATTGCCAGGATGGAAAGCTGTTGTGAATCTTAAAACAATGGTTAACAGTATGGCATTCAGTACCCGGAAAGGCAGTTTTATAAAAGGTAGGCATGTCGAGGGCAGGTTTGATATTACATTTAATGAAGATTCCGGATTACTTACTTTTAAAAGAAATAAGCTTGATATTGGCGGTGAAGACTTTTATGTAGCGGCCAGGATGAAAACCGGAGGCCCTTCAGCTGATTTCGCTATTGCCATAGAAAATAAAAGTATACTGTGGCGTGATGCGGCCAATTTGCTGTCTCCAAACATTACCCGTAAGCTTGTGATGTATGATATTAAAAATCCCATTAGCGTAAAATGTAACCTTATAGGTGATTTTAATGCAAAAGGAGACCCGTTAATTTATGTAACAGCTTTGGTTAAGAATAATGTTGTTGATACGCCGGGAGGTGAAATTGCCAACTGTAATTTTAAAGGCATATTCACTAATAATAATATCAGGCAACAGGGATTCAACGATGCAAATTCGGCCGTGAAGCTTATTGATTTTACCGGTGATTATAATGGAATCCCTGTACAAATGAAGCGGTTTTACATTCTTGACCTTGAAAAGCCTGTTGCGCGGGGAGATTTTAAATCAGATTTTGAAGTTAAGCATCTCGGAAAGATTATAGATGCAGAACTGCTTCAGTTTAAAAAAGGGCATGCTCAGGTGGCTGTTGATTTTACAGCTGACATAGTAGATTTTAAACTGTCAAAACCAAAGTTGAAAGGCCTTGTAAAAATAGAAGGTGCAGATGTTATTTATACCCCGAGAAAACTGAGGTTTAATGATGTAAATGTTGCACTTGATTTTACAGATACCGATTTAAACATCAGTAAAATTACTTTGAAAACAGGAAGGAGTACGGTTTATATGGAGGGGAGCATCCAAAACTTCCTGAATGTATATTATAATTCGCCTGAACAAGTAGTGCTGAACTGGAAAATACATAGCCCAAACCTGCATTTAGGTGAATTTTTAGCCTTCCTTAATGAAAGAACAGGCAGCGTAAAAACTAAGCGTAAGCCAACAAAGGGGAATTTTACTGAAGAACTGAATACACTTTTTGAAAAAAGCAATGTCGACATGCAACTAAAAGTTGACAATTTGTATTACAATGCTTTTCATGCCACTAATGCAAAAGCTAGTGTGCTGCTTACCGATAATGCGATTATCCTGAAAGATGCAGGGCTTTATCATGCCGGGGGCGGCCTTAAGCTTAACGGCAGCCTTGCACAAACCGGTAAGTATAACCGTTACACAGTAAATGCTGATGTGCGTAATGTAGATGTTAACCGTTTTTTCAAAGCGTTTAACAGCTTTGGGCTTGAGTCACTTAAACCTGAAAACCTTAAAGGTTCGCTGTCAGCAAAAGCAAATCTTTCAGGCCTGATGAATAATGATGGCGGACTTTCACCAAAATCTATGCAGGGCAATATGGGTTTCAGTCTTAAAAATGGGGCACTTATAAAGTTTGAGCCTGTTCGCAATATTGGTAAATATGCTTTCCCGTTTCGTGATATGGATAATATTACATTTAAAAACCTGAACGGAGTATTTATTGTTAAAGGCGAAAAGGTTACTATAAAGCCTATGCAAATAAACAGCAGCGTACTCAACATGGATGTGGCAGGAGTGTATTCTTTTGGGAAGGGTACAAACATTAATGTAGATGTACCATTACGTAACCCAAAAAAAGATAAAGACATAAGCGATGAAGATGAGTTGGCAAAACGGCGCAACCGTGGCATAGTATTGCATCTTACAGCTCAGGATGATGACGAAACCGGAAAGGTGAAAGTTAAATTGGGAAGAGGGTAAGGTTAAGCTAAATATAATAGCCGCAAGTTATAAGCCAAACTCAGAGTTTATATATAGTAGAATAGGCAACGAACTTGTGGCTTGTGGCTATTAAACTAATAACTTATTAATTTTTCCCCTCTTTTTCATTTAAATATTTCCAGTAACGTTTTGGTACGTGGCGAATATGCAGCTTCATGTTTTTACGGGCAGGTATGTTGGTGCTGTTAAAGTAATCTTTCCAAAGCATAGAGGCTAATTCTTCTTTTTCATCAATCATTTCTGAAGGGAGTGTTACTTTTGATGTGTTAATGTTTGATACAAAGTCATAAGTGATTTCCTCAACACGGTGCAGATTATAATACAGCCCGTATTTGCGTTTTACATCATAAATTATCCATCGCTGGTCAGCATACCGGTCTTTAAAAAATTTGGCTACGAGAGGCAGTACGTTATAGTCGGGTTCAATAGGGCAATAGTATATGCCGTCAGCAGTTTTCTGGAAGCGAATAAAGGCTTTCATACGATGGCGTTCACGGCTCACGCTGCGTTCCATTTTTCTGATTGCAATAACGTACGGATTACCAAAGTTGTTTTCTGCGCCTTGCGAATTGTCAAATATGTATATAGCAAAATTGAAGAGATCACTAAATGTTTGGGCATCTTCGGCCAGGTGAACTTTATAAAATTTCTGCAGCCATTCCGGTGACAGCTTTTTTTTCAGGCCATCCCATACACGTTTCGCCTTAGCTTCGTCAGGTACAATTATATGTCTTTCTTCCAGCATGGCAGGTTGGTAATGTTTATCCCATACTAAAATTGCACCTCCCGCTGGTTTGAGGTCATAAAAGTCAAATATAGCCGTAAGCGCTCCTTCAAATGTGCCATCAAATATAAACGTTACCATAAGCTAAGCTGGTTTTGGGCTGTCTTAAGATATTTACTGCTGCTTTCTGCAAGAATAGCATTTTTAAGATATGGAGCATCCGGCTCATTTAGCAGGTAAGGGCT
This genomic interval carries:
- a CDS encoding TIGR03915 family putative DNA repair protein; protein product: MVTFIFDGTFEGALTAIFDFYDLKPAGGAILVWDKHYQPAMLEERHIIVPDEAKAKRVWDGLKKKLSPEWLQKFYKVHLAEDAQTFSDLFNFAIYIFDNSQGAENNFGNPYVIAIRKMERSVSRERHRMKAFIRFQKTADGIYYCPIEPDYNVLPLVAKFFKDRYADQRWIIYDVKRKYGLYYNLHRVEEITYDFVSNINTSKVTLPSEMIDEKEELASMLWKDYFNSTNIPARKNMKLHIRHVPKRYWKYLNEKEGKN
- a CDS encoding AsmA family protein, with the translated sequence MQEIIPTQNKSRFIAGRWARITLRALTVIIVLLVFAYVSLAWYIHSNKTGVLQKLTSSVNDNISGEVTIGDVEPTFLQGLPLISLRLENVTIRDSMFSKHGKTLLRAEEIAIAVNTFAMLRGTVEIKSVSISRAAIALHTTADGYSNTNVFRKGRSTGEGKGGSFPELKKIMLDDVSLEIDNRKMGKLYSFSVNNFKGKIEYTLPGWKAVVNLKTMVNSMAFSTRKGSFIKGRHVEGRFDITFNEDSGLLTFKRNKLDIGGEDFYVAARMKTGGPSADFAIAIENKSILWRDAANLLSPNITRKLVMYDIKNPISVKCNLIGDFNAKGDPLIYVTALVKNNVVDTPGGEIANCNFKGIFTNNNIRQQGFNDANSAVKLIDFTGDYNGIPVQMKRFYILDLEKPVARGDFKSDFEVKHLGKIIDAELLQFKKGHAQVAVDFTADIVDFKLSKPKLKGLVKIEGADVIYTPRKLRFNDVNVALDFTDTDLNISKITLKTGRSTVYMEGSIQNFLNVYYNSPEQVVLNWKIHSPNLHLGEFLAFLNERTGSVKTKRKPTKGNFTEELNTLFEKSNVDMQLKVDNLYYNAFHATNAKASVLLTDNAIILKDAGLYHAGGGLKLNGSLAQTGKYNRYTVNADVRNVDVNRFFKAFNSFGLESLKPENLKGSLSAKANLSGLMNNDGGLSPKSMQGNMGFSLKNGALIKFEPVRNIGKYAFPFRDMDNITFKNLNGVFIVKGEKVTIKPMQINSSVLNMDVAGVYSFGKGTNINVDVPLRNPKKDKDISDEDELAKRRNRGIVLHLTAQDDDETGKVKVKLGRG